Within the Glycine soja cultivar W05 chromosome 3, ASM419377v2, whole genome shotgun sequence genome, the region aaagagaaaattcattCATTGCATTATTGATCTACGTTGATGATATTGTTCTGAGTGGGAATGATCTCTCTGTTATTTCTCATATTACAAAATTACTGGATGACACTTTTAAGATGAAAGACCTTGGTAATTTGGAGTATTTTCTTGGATTTGAAGTTGCTCGTGGAACCTCTGGTATTAACATTTGTCAAAGAAAGTATGCTTTGGATCTTCTCACCGATACTGATATGTTAAATTCTAAGCCTGTTTCTACTCCTTTTGATTACTGTACCAGGTTACATCAATCATTTGGATCATTGCTTTTTGATACACAAATTTCTTCATATAGACGCTTAATTGTCAGGTTAATATACCTTACAAATACCAAACCTGATATCACCTTTGCCGTTCAACACCTGAGTCAGTTCATTGCTTCTCTCACTATTGCTCATTACATGACTCTTTATTGTATTCTTCAATACATTAAAGTTGCTCCTAGTTTGggtattttctttccttctacTAGTGAGTTTCAGCTCAAAGCCTTTAGCGATTCTGATTGGGCTGGTTGTATTGATACTAGAAAATCCATTACTGATTTTTCTGTTTATCTTGGTTCATCACTTATATCATGGAAATCTAAGAAGCAAGCCACAGTCTCGAGAAGTTCTTTTGAAGCCGAATATCGTGCCCTTGCTACTGTAACTTGTGAAATTCAATGGCTCATATATTTGCTTCATGACTTTGGTATTATTCAAAAGCCTGCTTTAGTGTTATGCGACAATAAATCAGCTCTCCACATTGCAGCTAATCTGTCTTCCATGAAAGAACCAAACATATTGAGATTGATTGTCACTTGATTCGTGACAAGCTGCTTTCGGGTTTGATCAAACTCTTGTCTATTGCTTCAGCAAAACAACTTGCTGATGTTTACACAACAACAACTTTAGCTCCTGGTGCTTTTCATTTTATCTGTTCCAAGCTGTGTATAAATGACATTCATTCCCCAGCTTGAGGGGGGATATTAGCCTTCTCTCTCATTTCAGTTAGAGTAGTTATAATTATCTTAGCTGTCAGTTAATTTGTTATAAGATAACTCGTATATAATCTGTATTCATTATTGAATTAAGTAATGAGAAAAATTtcttttgtcttcttcttcgaGCTTCTTTTCTGGGGTCTTAGAATATGTTATGCCATAAGTTTTACATGGTATTAGAGCATATACAATATTATTCAAAAAGGGTCACCCACCATTGTTATCCAGGCACCAAGTCCAAGAAGTGCTGGGCTTGATGGGGTGTATTGGAAAAAGTT harbors:
- the LOC114404970 gene encoding uncharacterized protein LOC114404970, with the protein product MKSTKPGQVCKLQRSLYGLKQASRQWYAQLSTFLVAHGFKQSVTNYSLFTLKRENSFIALLIYVDDIVLSGNDLSVISHITKLLDDTFKMKDLGNLEYFLGFEVARGTSGINICQRKYALDLLTDTDMLNSKPVSTPFDYCTRLHQSFGSLLFDTQISSYRRLIVRLIYLTNTKPDITFAVQHLSQFIASLTIAHYMTLYCILQYIKVAPSLGIFFPSTSEFQLKAFSDSDWAGCIDTRKSITDFSVYLGSSLISWKSKKQATVSRSSFEAEYRALATVTCEIQWLIYLLHDFGIIQKPALVLCDNKSALHIAANLSSMKEPNILRLIVT